One Granulicella aggregans genomic window, GTAGTCGGTTGCCACATCCTCTACGAGAGTGCTGTAGGTCGCTTGTTGAGCCCAGATGGTGGCCCGGAGGTAGGCGCGTTGGGCCTCTGTCTGTCGCCGGTACAAACCCCAGAAGTCGAGGTTCCATGCCGCCGAGGCGGTGATCCCTCCATACTGATGGTTGCCCGTTGTCGAACTGCTGGTGGTGCCGCTATTGCTCGTGCCGCTATTGGTTGTGCTGCTGCTGCCGTTCGTGTTGTTCCCGCCGCTCGCGGTGAACGTTCCCCCAAGGCTGAGCGTCGGGAATTGGGCAGCTCTCGTTATGCCTAACTGCGCTTGCTGCTCAAGCACACGGTCAGCTGCGATCTTTACGTCGTAATTGTTCTTGATCGCTTCGGCGATGAGTTCCTGGAGTATGGGGTCGGTGAAGACTGTATTCCATTTCTGTGCGCCCAGAGGCGTAGCCCCCGGTGCCTGCTGAATATCCGGGGCCGTGATTCCACGGAATGAGGCAGGACTGTTCGCAATGACAGGGCGCTTGTAATTCGGGCCCATCCTGCACCCCACGACCAAAACGATGGCGCCAAGGCCTGCAAGGGAAAGCGCAATCCGTTTCATGCGGCCTCCGGCAAAGGAGCGGCTGCGGGTGGATTGCCAGTGGGTGGCACAACGGGCGGGGGTTCGGCAGGAGAGTGCTTCTCATCGAGACTCGCACTCTGGGTTGGGCCGAATCGCTGTGAGATCCGTTCTGAGAAGGAGTATGTGACCGGAACGAGTAGGACAGCGATCAGTGTCGCCGCAGTCATCCCGCCGATGACGATTGTTCCCAGAATTTCACGCGAAACACCTCCTGCCCCACTCGCAAACCAGAGCGGCACGCAGCCGAAGATAAACGCAAATGCCGTCATGAGGATGGGGCGAAAGCGCAGCTTGGCACCCGCGAGGGTTGCGTCATAGATGCTCTCACCTTCTTCATACTTTCCTTTTGCAAACTCCACGATCAAGATGGCGTTCTTGGCGGCGAGCCCAATAAGCATCACGAGGCCAATCTGTGCATAAACATCGTTCTCCAGATGCCGGAGGGTGAGCGCAAGGTAGCCTCCAAAGATAGCCACCGGTGTGCTGAGCAGAACACCGAACGGCAGCGACCAACTCTCATACTGAGCAGCCAGTATCAGGAAGCACAGGAAGATCGAGATGGCGTAGACCACCCACGCTGGCGTTCCCAGGTCTGCCTGATGTTCTTGATAGCTCAGAC contains:
- a CDS encoding efflux transporter outer membrane subunit; this encodes MKRIALSLAGLGAIVLVVGCRMGPNYKRPVIANSPASFRGITAPDIQQAPGATPLGAQKWNTVFTDPILQELIAEAIKNNYDVKIAADRVLEQQAQLGITRAAQFPTLSLGGTFTASGGNNTNGSSSTTNSGTSNSGTTSSSTTGNHQYGGITASAAWNLDFWGLYRRQTEAQRAYLRATIWAQQATYSTLVEDVATDYYELRTLDAALEVTKQTREARQRTLDLTKTLQRGGNDTLADVKQAEELLYAAEANIPDYERQIEQQENQLALLLGRNPGAVKRGWAIADTPHPVAVPVGLPSELLERRPDIRRAEELLVQANANIGAAKAQLFPQFSLSGEGGTSSSQLKALLDSKNFYYEAYSSVSQSIFDGGKLRNNLRYYRAQDQEYLDTYQQTIAG